Proteins encoded together in one Halalkaliarchaeum sp. AArc-CO window:
- a CDS encoding DNA-directed RNA polymerase — protein MYKRVRLKDTVEVPPKHLADVTPQRVKALLQEKLEGRMDEDVGSVVSVVDVHDIGDGAVLPNRPGVYYEAEFDAITYDPEMQEVVDGTVVEVVEFGAFVGIGPVDGLLHVSQISDEYLAYDGANQQLASSESDQSLGVDDPVRVRIVTKSIDERNPRDSKIGLTAKQPGLGKHEWLEKARRRREQEGEASAGDE, from the coding sequence ATGTACAAACGCGTACGACTCAAGGACACGGTCGAAGTTCCGCCGAAACATCTGGCGGACGTCACCCCCCAGCGGGTGAAGGCCCTGTTGCAGGAGAAGCTCGAGGGACGAATGGACGAGGACGTCGGGAGCGTCGTGAGCGTCGTCGACGTGCACGACATCGGCGACGGCGCCGTGCTGCCGAACCGTCCGGGAGTGTACTACGAGGCGGAGTTCGACGCCATCACCTACGATCCGGAGATGCAGGAGGTCGTCGACGGCACCGTCGTCGAGGTGGTCGAGTTCGGCGCCTTCGTCGGTATCGGTCCGGTCGACGGGCTGTTGCACGTCTCGCAGATCTCCGACGAGTATCTCGCCTACGACGGAGCGAACCAGCAGCTCGCCTCCAGCGAGTCGGACCAGTCGCTCGGGGTCGACGATCCCGTCCGCGTCCGGATCGTCACCAAGAGTATCGACGAGCGGAACCCCCGAGACTCGAAGATCGGTCTGACGGCGAAACAGCCCGGACTGGGCAAACACGAGTGGCTCGAGAAGGCCCGCCGTCGCCGCGAGCAGGAGGGCGAAGCCTCGGCGGGGGACGAATAG
- a CDS encoding CBS domain-containing protein, producing the protein MNITDIAVEEYVEVDASTRLGKIRSIFEEKNPKGIVVTEDGEYAGVIGERDLIKSRIEDDTKASVVMKNAPRVKRTEHVREVARILVEGNVKIAPVYEGEKLYGIVTEDGILEAVLDNLDAITVEQIYTKDVVTITEEGHVGQAINRLRENGISRLPVLNENDRLTGVITTHDIVEFVIRGENRLGRHDRSGDTDRMLDIPVYDLMSNPVLTATPEETVKAAVERMFENDIAGLIVSDDGDAVDGVVTKTDVLRALTFTEEESMDVQITNIALLDTISREHIVESIESVSEKYQEMAVHHAHVRFHEHKEKLRGTPLLQCQIRLRTSEGQVAGSGEGYGSEHAFHVALDKLERNVLEMKGFKADEEYRGQLLRKLGEL; encoded by the coding sequence ATGAATATCACTGATATTGCTGTCGAGGAGTACGTCGAGGTCGATGCCTCCACTCGCCTCGGGAAAATTCGGTCTATCTTCGAAGAAAAGAACCCCAAAGGGATCGTCGTCACCGAGGACGGGGAGTACGCAGGAGTCATCGGGGAACGGGACCTCATCAAGTCGCGGATCGAGGACGACACGAAGGCGTCGGTCGTGATGAAAAACGCCCCGCGGGTGAAGCGAACCGAGCACGTTCGCGAGGTTGCGCGGATCCTCGTCGAGGGGAACGTCAAGATCGCGCCCGTCTACGAGGGGGAGAAGCTCTACGGGATCGTCACGGAAGACGGCATCCTCGAGGCCGTACTCGACAACCTGGATGCGATCACCGTCGAGCAGATCTACACGAAAGACGTCGTCACGATCACCGAGGAAGGACACGTCGGGCAGGCGATCAATCGGCTACGCGAAAACGGCATCTCCAGGCTGCCCGTGCTCAACGAGAACGATCGGTTGACCGGGGTGATCACGACCCACGACATCGTCGAGTTCGTGATCCGGGGCGAGAACCGGCTCGGACGGCACGACCGGTCGGGCGACACCGACCGGATGCTCGACATCCCCGTCTACGATCTGATGTCCAACCCCGTCTTGACGGCCACGCCAGAGGAGACCGTGAAAGCCGCCGTCGAGCGGATGTTCGAAAACGACATCGCGGGCCTGATCGTCAGCGACGACGGCGACGCCGTCGACGGCGTCGTGACGAAGACGGACGTCCTCAGGGCACTGACGTTCACGGAGGAGGAGTCGATGGACGTCCAGATCACCAACATCGCACTTCTGGACACCATCTCCCGGGAACACATCGTCGAGTCGATCGAATCCGTCTCCGAGAAGTACCAGGAGATGGCCGTCCACCACGCCCACGTGCGGTTCCACGAGCACAAGGAGAAGCTTCGCGGCACCCCGTTGCTCCAGTGTCAGATCCGGCTCCGAACGAGCGAGGGACAGGTCGCCGGCTCGGGCGAGGGATACGGTTCCGAACACGCGTTCCACGTCGCACTCGACAAACTCGAACGCAACGTCCTCGAAATGAAGGGATTCAAAGCCGACGAGGAGTACCGCGGGCAGCTTCTCCGGAAGCTCGGCGAACTGTAG
- a CDS encoding translation initiation factor IF-2 subunit gamma has translation MTRNHKQPEVNIGLVGHVDHGKTTLVQALSGSWTDQHSEEMKRGISIRLGYADATFRECPGMDEPERYTVEEECPDGEESEPLRTVSFVDAPGHETLMATMLSGAAIMDGAVLVVSATEDVPQAQTEEHLMALDIIGIDNIVVAQNKIDLVDRDRAVDHYEQIQGFIEGTVAEGSPIVPVSAQQNVNMDLLIQAVEEEIPTPDRDPDLSPRMFAARSFDINRPGATHEDLVGGVVGGSLVRGTLSVGDELELRPGRQVEEGGQSEWRSLETTVRSLQAGGSPVEEASPGGLLGVGTGLDPSLTKGDALAGQVAGEPGTLPPTRESFEMDVELLDRVVGEGDGDGNVEEISTGEPLMLTVGTATTVGAVTSARGGECEVNLKRPVCAEDGAKIAINRRVGARWRLIGVGTLK, from the coding sequence GTGACACGAAACCACAAACAACCGGAGGTGAACATCGGACTGGTCGGCCACGTCGACCACGGCAAAACGACGCTCGTACAGGCGCTGTCGGGGTCGTGGACCGACCAGCACTCCGAGGAGATGAAACGCGGTATCTCCATACGGCTCGGGTACGCGGACGCGACGTTCCGCGAGTGCCCGGGGATGGACGAACCGGAACGATACACAGTCGAAGAGGAGTGCCCCGACGGGGAGGAAAGCGAGCCCCTGCGTACGGTGTCGTTCGTCGACGCGCCGGGCCACGAGACCCTGATGGCGACGATGCTTTCGGGCGCCGCGATCATGGACGGCGCCGTGCTGGTGGTCAGCGCCACCGAAGACGTCCCCCAGGCGCAGACCGAAGAGCACCTGATGGCGCTGGACATCATCGGCATCGACAACATCGTCGTCGCCCAGAACAAGATCGACCTCGTCGATCGAGATCGGGCGGTCGATCACTACGAACAGATCCAGGGGTTCATCGAGGGAACCGTCGCCGAGGGATCGCCGATCGTCCCGGTGAGCGCCCAGCAGAACGTGAACATGGACCTGCTCATCCAGGCGGTCGAAGAGGAGATTCCCACGCCGGACCGGGACCCCGATCTGTCCCCGCGGATGTTCGCGGCCCGCTCGTTCGACATCAACCGGCCGGGCGCGACCCACGAGGACCTGGTCGGCGGCGTCGTCGGCGGGTCGCTCGTGCGTGGCACCCTGTCGGTCGGCGACGAACTGGAGCTCCGACCCGGTCGACAGGTCGAGGAAGGGGGACAGTCCGAGTGGCGCTCCCTCGAGACGACCGTCCGGTCGCTGCAGGCCGGGGGATCCCCAGTCGAGGAAGCGTCGCCGGGTGGGCTGCTCGGCGTCGGCACCGGGCTGGATCCGAGCCTCACCAAAGGCGACGCCCTCGCCGGACAGGTCGCCGGCGAGCCCGGCACGCTCCCGCCGACCCGCGAGTCGTTCGAGATGGACGTCGAACTGCTCGATCGGGTCGTCGGCGAGGGCGACGGCGACGGTAACGTCGAGGAAATCTCCACCGGTGAACCGCTCATGCTCACCGTCGGCACCGCCACGACGGTCGGCGCGGTGACGAGCGCCCGTGGCGGGGAGTGTGAGGTAAACCTCAAGCGTCCCGTCTGTGCCGAAGACGGCGCCAAGATCGCGATCAACCGGCGCGTCGGTGCCCGGTGGCGGCTCATCGGCGTCGGGACGCTCAAGTGA
- a CDS encoding twitching motility protein PilT encodes MDTSSLMMPVECGVRVFEELDRLLGEVDPLAPQPVVAELESLASGAGEEATAASVGLDLSKRCDVRETEARYADDAVLELAVAEGAYAVTNDLPLRDRLLDAGVPVIGLRGRNTLAITEP; translated from the coding sequence ATGGACACGAGCTCCCTGATGATGCCCGTGGAGTGTGGCGTTCGCGTGTTCGAGGAACTCGATCGACTCCTCGGCGAGGTCGATCCGCTCGCGCCGCAGCCGGTGGTCGCGGAGCTGGAGTCGCTCGCCTCGGGCGCCGGCGAGGAGGCGACAGCCGCCAGTGTCGGACTGGACCTCTCGAAACGGTGCGACGTCCGGGAGACGGAGGCCCGCTACGCCGACGACGCCGTGTTAGAGCTGGCAGTCGCCGAGGGCGCGTACGCGGTGACCAACGATCTCCCCCTGCGGGACCGGCTCCTGGACGCGGGTGTTCCAGTAATCGGTTTAAGGGGTCGGAACACACTGGCAATAACGGAGCCGTGA
- the rtcA gene encoding RNA 3'-terminal phosphate cyclase, with translation MGDSEQPGLTLDGSVGGGQYFRSALSFSVLTGRRVEIRDVRGARENPGLKPQHVAAAEALSSIAGAEIDGVERGSRTVSFVPGEVRPGRYTVEIETAGSAPLVVDAVLPLSLVARGPVRLRVTGGTDVKWSPPLSYLRRVKLPLLREAGLLASVDVGRRGFYPVGGGDVTLSIGPSTPAPLELDESGERRGIRALSTVSEDLSDADVAERLADAALEQVDDDWTVLERTVSYVDSDATGAVIVLVAEHEAGTDPPASEAADAGFGPTCRFGTSALGEPGVPAERVGRDAVDALQEPIDAGATVDVHLADQLLPFLAVAGGAFRAPRLTEHLETHLKLLETFGAPVEWNKRDNGTVDVSAPGKLPDQW, from the coding sequence ATGGGCGATTCCGAACAACCGGGGCTGACGCTGGACGGAAGTGTCGGGGGCGGACAGTACTTCCGGTCCGCGCTGTCGTTTTCGGTGCTGACCGGCCGGCGCGTCGAGATACGGGACGTTCGCGGAGCACGCGAGAATCCGGGCCTGAAACCACAGCACGTCGCCGCTGCCGAGGCGCTGTCGTCGATCGCAGGCGCGGAGATCGACGGTGTCGAACGTGGAAGTCGAACCGTCTCGTTCGTCCCGGGGGAAGTACGTCCGGGACGGTACACCGTCGAGATCGAAACCGCCGGCAGCGCGCCGCTGGTCGTCGACGCGGTGTTGCCCCTTTCACTCGTCGCTCGGGGACCAGTACGACTGCGGGTAACAGGCGGAACCGACGTGAAATGGTCACCGCCGCTTTCGTATCTCCGCCGGGTGAAGCTGCCGCTCCTCCGTGAGGCGGGACTGCTGGCGTCAGTTGACGTCGGGAGGCGCGGATTCTATCCGGTTGGCGGCGGGGACGTGACGCTGTCGATCGGCCCTTCGACCCCTGCACCGCTCGAATTGGACGAATCTGGCGAACGCCGAGGGATCAGGGCGCTTTCGACTGTCTCCGAGGATCTTTCCGACGCTGACGTCGCAGAGCGCCTCGCCGACGCCGCACTCGAACAGGTCGACGACGACTGGACCGTGCTCGAACGCACCGTGAGCTACGTCGACAGCGACGCCACAGGGGCGGTGATCGTGCTGGTCGCAGAACACGAAGCCGGGACCGACCCACCGGCATCGGAAGCGGCCGACGCCGGATTCGGGCCGACGTGTCGGTTCGGGACCAGCGCGCTCGGGGAACCCGGTGTTCCCGCAGAACGGGTCGGGCGCGACGCGGTCGACGCCCTCCAGGAACCGATCGACGCCGGAGCGACCGTCGACGTCCACCTCGCCGACCAGTTGCTCCCGTTTCTCGCCGTCGCCGGCGGAGCGTTCCGAGCACCGCGGCTCACCGAGCATCTCGAGACCCACCTGAAACTGCTCGAGACGTTCGGGGCTCCCGTCGAATGGAACAAACGGGACAACGGGACGGTGGACGTTTCCGCACCCGGAAAGCTCCCCGATCAGTGGTGA
- the spt4 gene encoding transcription elongation factor subunit Spt4, with amino-acid sequence MASDRLACRECHFVNHGDAQSCKLCGSSSLTEDWAGYVVITHPEQSEIADEMNVTEPGSYALKVR; translated from the coding sequence ATGGCCTCCGATCGCCTCGCGTGTCGGGAGTGTCACTTCGTCAACCACGGCGACGCCCAGAGCTGCAAGCTGTGTGGCTCCTCGTCGCTGACGGAAGACTGGGCCGGCTACGTCGTCATCACCCACCCCGAACAAAGCGAGATCGCCGACGAGATGAACGTCACCGAACCCGGAAGTTACGCCCTGAAAGTCCGGTAG
- a CDS encoding serpin family protein: MNRRRLLAVSAALAVEGIAGCVGDGPGDNGGSMTPAGPLPDVDDETLATTIRNANGFTFDLFDRLSHAADEDGAPNLFASPLSVSTALAMTYAGARGVTREEMRAALRYDLGDADTAGDAGNDDTDGNDGDEDAGTDVPNEALHGAIAELLSRLNERGEAIDPEDLPSAYDEEDDPVPFELSIVNAIWGQESYPFREEYLDLLETFYGAGLREVDYVSDADGAREDINEWVAGQTEDRIDELLPQGALDELTRLVLTNAIYFQANWAEPFEEQATEIGPFTTLEDESVEVPMMRHTEISVPYAQTDLSGGDVKSVELPYVGDDVSMLVVLPEEGAFESVAASFDGDDLAAILEDLDRREGRVELPRFEFESGFQLRPALEELGMVEAFDPDEADLTGMYDPDDPAAGGENLFVDDVYHDSYVAVDEEGTEAAAATAVVVSADSAPADPFEFVADRPFLFLIRDRPTDALLFYGRVADPTAE; this comes from the coding sequence ATGAACCGACGACGCCTGCTCGCCGTGTCTGCCGCCCTCGCCGTCGAGGGGATCGCCGGCTGTGTCGGCGACGGTCCCGGCGACAACGGTGGCTCGATGACCCCCGCCGGACCGCTCCCGGACGTGGACGACGAAACGCTCGCGACGACGATTCGGAACGCCAACGGGTTCACGTTCGACCTGTTCGACCGACTTTCCCACGCTGCCGACGAAGACGGAGCCCCCAACCTGTTTGCGTCCCCGCTGTCGGTGTCGACGGCCCTTGCGATGACGTACGCCGGGGCCAGGGGAGTGACGCGGGAAGAAATGCGTGCAGCGTTGCGATACGACCTGGGCGACGCCGATACCGCCGGGGACGCTGGGAATGACGACACTGACGGAAACGACGGTGACGAAGACGCTGGAACCGACGTCCCGAACGAGGCGCTCCACGGGGCGATCGCCGAGCTGCTGTCCCGGCTGAACGAACGTGGTGAAGCGATCGACCCGGAGGACCTCCCGTCGGCGTACGACGAGGAAGACGATCCCGTCCCGTTCGAACTGTCGATCGTCAACGCGATCTGGGGGCAAGAGAGCTACCCGTTCCGCGAGGAGTATCTGGACCTGCTCGAGACCTTCTACGGCGCGGGGCTTCGCGAGGTGGATTACGTGAGCGACGCGGACGGCGCCCGCGAGGACATAAACGAGTGGGTGGCCGGCCAGACCGAAGACCGGATCGACGAGCTACTCCCGCAGGGTGCGCTGGACGAACTCACCCGGCTGGTGTTGACAAACGCCATCTACTTCCAGGCCAACTGGGCCGAGCCGTTCGAAGAACAGGCGACCGAGATCGGGCCGTTCACTACACTCGAGGACGAGTCGGTCGAGGTCCCGATGATGCGCCACACGGAGATCAGCGTCCCGTACGCGCAGACCGACCTGTCCGGCGGTGACGTAAAATCGGTCGAGCTTCCGTACGTGGGAGACGACGTCTCCATGCTGGTCGTCCTCCCCGAGGAGGGCGCATTCGAATCGGTCGCGGCCAGCTTCGACGGCGACGATCTCGCCGCCATCCTCGAGGACCTGGACCGACGGGAGGGACGGGTCGAACTCCCCCGATTCGAGTTCGAGTCCGGCTTCCAGCTGCGGCCCGCCCTCGAAGAACTGGGGATGGTCGAAGCGTTCGACCCGGACGAGGCCGACCTCACGGGGATGTACGATCCCGACGACCCCGCCGCAGGCGGCGAGAACCTGTTCGTCGACGACGTGTACCACGACAGCTACGTCGCAGTCGACGAAGAGGGAACCGAAGCAGCCGCTGCAACGGCGGTCGTCGTCTCCGCGGATTCGGCGCCGGCGGATCCCTTCGAATTCGTCGCCGACAGACCGTTCCTGTTCCTGATCCGCGACCGGCCCACAGACGCGCTGCTGTTTTACGGTCGGGTCGCCGATCCGACCGCGGAGTGA